A part of Desulfobacter sp. genomic DNA contains:
- a CDS encoding mandelate racemase/muconate lactonizing enzyme family protein: MSIISQVELFHVRIPLDHTFYPSWIPGYPATDNRFDLIRITTKDGIQGYSAGPAIASERQGLGNLLAPYLIGHDATDIDLMLQRIREVSYLGVRAGWIEPAFWDIKGKKENQPVYKLLGGWSQPVALYASTGEIKDPEARVAEARNRLAEGFKTIKLRVHDFDVKTDIDHVKAVVDAVGDKMTIGVDANQGWRVTIVNDAPLWDLDRAKYFADACADMGVAWLEEPLPMDDYDALAALRKYSKVPISGGEIHTNGKAELKYMIEKGCYDIFQPDVTMTGGIAHAMEVAAHCRKYNLKFTPHTWTNGIGFAANLHAYLGSEFAGTKPLEYPFNPPSWTVEKRDGILRHPFHHENGVYQPTHDPGLGFEIDEDALKKYGEQTFSMTKRQLTFYTIRDKGLFTAMKINSNRKKFGVDAKKKKKA, translated from the coding sequence ATGAGCATCATATCCCAGGTTGAATTATTCCATGTGAGAATCCCTTTGGACCATACCTTTTACCCCAGCTGGATTCCGGGGTATCCGGCAACGGACAACAGGTTTGACCTCATACGGATCACCACCAAAGACGGGATCCAGGGATATTCCGCCGGCCCGGCCATTGCATCGGAACGGCAGGGTTTAGGGAACCTGCTCGCCCCCTACCTCATCGGCCACGACGCCACGGACATTGATCTCATGCTCCAGCGCATCCGGGAGGTTTCCTATCTGGGGGTGCGGGCAGGCTGGATTGAGCCGGCCTTCTGGGACATCAAGGGAAAAAAGGAAAACCAGCCCGTATACAAGCTGCTGGGGGGCTGGAGTCAGCCCGTGGCGCTTTACGCCTCCACCGGTGAAATAAAGGATCCGGAAGCCCGGGTGGCCGAGGCCAGAAACCGTCTGGCAGAAGGATTTAAAACCATTAAACTCCGGGTCCATGATTTTGACGTGAAGACAGATATCGACCATGTCAAGGCCGTGGTGGACGCCGTGGGCGACAAAATGACCATTGGCGTGGATGCCAACCAGGGGTGGCGGGTCACCATTGTCAACGACGCCCCCCTCTGGGACCTGGACCGGGCCAAATACTTTGCCGACGCCTGTGCGGACATGGGGGTGGCCTGGCTGGAAGAGCCGCTGCCCATGGATGATTATGATGCCCTGGCCGCCCTGAGGAAGTACAGCAAGGTCCCCATTTCAGGAGGGGAGATCCACACCAACGGAAAGGCCGAGCTAAAGTACATGATCGAAAAGGGGTGCTACGACATTTTCCAACCCGATGTCACCATGACCGGCGGCATTGCCCATGCCATGGAGGTGGCTGCCCACTGCCGGAAATACAACCTGAAATTCACCCCGCACACCTGGACCAACGGCATCGGTTTTGCCGCCAACCTCCACGCCTACCTGGGCTCGGAGTTTGCCGGGACCAAGCCCCTGGAATACCCGTTCAACCCGCCCTCATGGACCGTTGAAAAACGGGACGGCATCCTGCGCCACCCCTTTCACCATGAAAACGGGGTCTACCAGCCCACCCACGATCCTGGCCTGGGCTTTGAGATTGATGAGGATGCGCTCAAAAAATACGGAGAGCAGACCTTTTCCATGACCAAGCGGCAGCTCACCTTTTATACCATCAGGGACAAGGGCCTGTTCACCGCCATGAAAATCAATTCCAACCGGAAAAAATTCGGGGTGGATGCCAAAAAGAAGAAAAAGGCTTAG
- a CDS encoding phosphoenolpyruvate carboxykinase (GTP), giving the protein MDVLNTLGKIDSPAQALDLFKEKLDEPHLERIAQIKNPDILVRIANAVSLCGPDRVYINTGSAEDKAFIKRLALEKGEERSLAMDNHTIHFDLADEQGRIVDRTFYIANPEDHVSSLANRMDRETALEDIRSSMAGIMEGMTMIVGFYMRGPVGAPVSNPALEITSSAYVAHSAELLYRNAFADFNAEVEAKGHFFTNVHSEGLNRTEDLPDARVFMDRQYQTTYSYKCTYAGNTLLLKKGNHRFAVDKAVYTGRGTELSEHMFITGIHGPGGRTTWCAGAAPSGCGKTTTAMAGNVFVGDDLAQMWIAEDGSIRSVNPENGIFGIVEDVNQEGDPLLMKVLRRPGHEVIWSNVLVDEDLTPHWVGNMEPHPPKGVNFQGDWFEGKKDGNGKAVPMSHPNSRCTLVSSSLDNYSPEAENPDGVLTRVFTYSGRDADTMPPVWVAKTSDAGVVIGACIVSAATATEVGVSGVKRAPWANAPFIPGALGDYMDAQFKFFGNPAIAGEHKPVMAGLNYFLTDRARGGDTDKLLGEKKDVKVWLAWLERYAHGEMKSLCTPIGNLPRFEDLKLLFKQIIDKEYPRSLYDKQFALYTENIISRIELQEKAYAKEEGIPGTIFDILAGQKQDLMGLKETEGAVVAPAYFEK; this is encoded by the coding sequence ATGGACGTATTGAACACCCTCGGAAAAATCGATTCTCCAGCCCAAGCCCTTGACCTGTTCAAAGAGAAACTGGACGAACCCCATTTAGAAAGGATCGCCCAGATCAAAAACCCGGATATCCTGGTACGGATTGCCAACGCCGTTTCACTCTGCGGCCCGGACAGGGTCTATATCAACACCGGGTCGGCCGAGGACAAAGCCTTTATTAAACGCCTGGCCCTGGAAAAGGGAGAAGAGCGCTCCCTTGCCATGGACAACCATACCATCCATTTTGACCTGGCCGACGAGCAGGGCCGGATCGTTGACCGGACCTTTTATATTGCCAACCCCGAAGACCATGTATCCTCCCTTGCCAACCGCATGGACAGGGAAACGGCCCTGGAAGATATCCGGTCCAGCATGGCCGGAATCATGGAAGGGATGACCATGATCGTGGGCTTTTACATGAGGGGCCCTGTGGGGGCACCGGTATCAAACCCTGCCCTGGAGATCACCTCCTCAGCCTATGTGGCCCACAGCGCAGAACTGCTTTACAGAAACGCCTTTGCCGATTTCAACGCCGAGGTGGAAGCCAAGGGGCATTTTTTCACCAATGTCCATTCCGAAGGCCTGAACCGCACCGAAGACCTGCCCGATGCCCGGGTGTTCATGGACCGGCAGTACCAGACCACCTATTCCTATAAATGCACCTATGCCGGGAACACCCTGCTGTTGAAAAAGGGCAACCACCGCTTTGCAGTGGACAAGGCCGTATACACCGGCCGGGGAACCGAACTTTCCGAACACATGTTTATCACCGGCATCCACGGCCCGGGCGGCCGGACCACATGGTGCGCAGGTGCCGCTCCCTCGGGCTGCGGCAAAACCACCACGGCCATGGCCGGCAACGTATTCGTTGGCGACGACCTGGCCCAGATGTGGATCGCAGAAGACGGCAGCATCCGGTCCGTTAATCCTGAAAACGGCATTTTCGGCATTGTGGAGGACGTCAACCAGGAAGGGGATCCCCTGCTCATGAAGGTGCTGCGCCGGCCCGGCCACGAAGTGATCTGGTCCAATGTGCTTGTGGATGAAGACCTGACCCCCCACTGGGTGGGCAACATGGAACCCCACCCCCCAAAGGGTGTCAACTTCCAGGGTGACTGGTTTGAAGGCAAAAAAGATGGTAATGGCAAAGCCGTACCCATGTCCCATCCCAATTCAAGATGCACCCTGGTCTCCTCCTCCCTGGACAACTATTCCCCGGAAGCGGAAAATCCCGACGGGGTGCTGACCCGTGTATTTACCTATTCCGGCCGGGACGCCGACACCATGCCGCCCGTCTGGGTGGCCAAAACCTCAGACGCCGGCGTGGTCATCGGCGCCTGCATCGTGTCTGCCGCCACGGCCACTGAAGTCGGCGTCTCAGGCGTCAAGCGCGCCCCCTGGGCCAATGCCCCCTTTATCCCCGGCGCCCTTGGGGACTACATGGACGCCCAGTTCAAATTTTTCGGCAACCCCGCCATTGCCGGGGAACACAAACCGGTGATGGCCGGTCTCAACTATTTCCTCACCGACCGGGCCCGGGGCGGGGACACGGACAAACTTCTGGGAGAGAAAAAAGATGTTAAGGTCTGGCTGGCCTGGCTGGAAAGATACGCCCACGGAGAAATGAAATCCCTGTGCACCCCCATCGGCAACCTGCCCAGATTCGAGGACCTCAAGCTGCTTTTCAAGCAAATCATTGACAAGGAATACCCCAGAAGCCTTTACGACAAGCAGTTTGCCCTGTACACGGAAAATATCATCAGCCGTATCGAACTCCAGGAAAAGGCCTATGCCAAAGAAGAGGGGATCCCGGGAACCATCTTCGATATCCTGGCCGGGCAGAAGCAGGACCTTATGGGGCTCAAGGAAACAGAGGGCGCCGTGGTAGCGCCGGCGTATTTTGAAAAATAA
- a CDS encoding PHP domain-containing protein yields the protein MDKTIFADLHNHTTASDGDFSPEDLVERAKEKGLSALGITDHDTLDGLGAGGAAAERAGMEVMPGVEISVRFKRRFFTGTLHVLAYFARHWLADTAFCRRFRTLLAGGRGEGLVRARIQRINEIFGPGGRSPVLGRNLVFDDIAAYASNASRRHFALALSERFGIRDRAAVNRIIGNDSPAYLPSGVELEAVGDFIKSEPVVAVLAHPAAGSFPGDGHYKEVLPPVETVERLLPEFLAAGVQGLEVYYPGHTLEHQALLTAWARKYDLLVTGGSDCHDASQRPPGVCGVRKADYLRLKAAVEECVAK from the coding sequence ATGGATAAAACTATATTTGCGGATTTGCACAATCATACCACGGCCTCGGACGGGGATTTCTCTCCGGAAGACCTGGTGGAACGGGCAAAGGAAAAAGGACTGAGCGCACTGGGGATTACGGACCATGATACCCTGGATGGCCTCGGGGCAGGGGGCGCTGCCGCAGAGAGGGCCGGCATGGAGGTGATGCCCGGGGTGGAAATTTCCGTTCGGTTTAAACGGCGTTTTTTTACGGGCACCCTCCATGTGCTCGCCTATTTTGCACGTCACTGGCTTGCTGATACGGCCTTTTGCCGGCGGTTTCGCACCCTGTTGGCCGGAGGCCGGGGGGAAGGGCTGGTCCGGGCCAGAATCCAGAGGATAAACGAAATCTTCGGACCGGGGGGGCGCTCCCCGGTCCTTGGCCGAAACCTGGTGTTCGACGACATTGCCGCATATGCTTCCAATGCCTCCCGCCGGCATTTTGCCCTGGCGTTGTCAGAGCGTTTCGGGATCCGGGACAGGGCGGCTGTCAACCGGATCATCGGCAACGACAGTCCGGCCTACCTGCCTTCCGGGGTGGAACTGGAAGCCGTGGGGGATTTCATCAAAAGCGAACCGGTGGTGGCGGTTCTTGCCCATCCGGCGGCCGGGTCCTTTCCCGGGGACGGCCACTACAAAGAGGTACTGCCCCCGGTGGAAACCGTGGAACGGCTGCTGCCCGAATTTCTGGCGGCCGGCGTCCAGGGGCTGGAGGTCTATTATCCCGGCCACACCCTGGAACACCAGGCTCTGCTCACCGCCTGGGCCCGGAAGTATGATCTCCTGGTGACAGGCGGTTCGGACTGCCATGATGCATCGCAACGGCCTCCCGGGGTCTGCGGTGTTCGGAAGGCCGATTATTTGCGATTGAAAGCGGCTGTGGAAGAATGCGTTGCAAAATGA
- a CDS encoding GGDEF domain-containing protein has translation MTQVDAPMNVAAFLNQMDFDRLKPVLDYIAFSLKTSVFLVGEAAGDILYEASQSGGGEGRAPGAREEIERCIRDARREHGVNIHTCSQNLKIVPFPLEVNETVIAWIVIGPIYIADALGHPLQKTGAKIPVMTREALDCEIRRIKPITESVMALMHDKLVLQESKALVDASYARQKRIEGELENTVDELATIFENSQVGIMYLQGGRYLAKGNQRLADILGWQNPAEMAGISMRKLHTSEETFREFGEKYFNALAHGIQIHIEYQLARKNGEPVWCMISGKAVDRHRPADLARGVIWIIDDISKQKAYETDLKRLSVTDYLTGLFNRAGFETAFEIEIKRAQRFQQPLAMLLMDIDYFKSVNDTYGHDAGDMVLETIGALLTESFREIDTIARVGGEEFTALLPATDEKEAFKAAERFRQAVSRTCKVFKGKDIRFTVSTGVAVYNAGERFADVYRRADRALYAAKDAGRNATMVYSDIIR, from the coding sequence ATGACCCAGGTGGATGCACCAATGAATGTGGCGGCGTTTTTAAACCAAATGGATTTCGATCGGCTGAAGCCGGTGCTGGACTATATTGCCTTTTCCTTGAAAACCTCTGTTTTTCTTGTGGGCGAAGCGGCCGGGGATATCCTTTATGAAGCCTCCCAAAGCGGCGGGGGAGAGGGGAGGGCGCCCGGGGCAAGAGAGGAAATAGAGAGATGCATCCGGGACGCCCGGCGTGAACATGGGGTAAATATCCACACCTGCAGCCAGAATTTGAAGATCGTTCCTTTTCCCCTGGAGGTTAACGAAACCGTGATCGCCTGGATTGTCATCGGCCCCATTTATATTGCCGACGCCTTGGGCCATCCGCTGCAAAAAACGGGGGCCAAGATCCCGGTGATGACCCGGGAGGCCCTGGATTGCGAGATTCGGCGGATCAAGCCCATCACAGAATCCGTCATGGCCCTGATGCACGATAAGCTGGTGCTCCAAGAGAGCAAAGCACTTGTGGATGCCTCCTATGCCAGGCAGAAACGCATTGAGGGGGAATTGGAAAATACCGTTGATGAACTGGCCACCATATTTGAGAACAGCCAGGTGGGGATTATGTACCTGCAGGGGGGACGGTATCTGGCAAAGGGGAACCAGCGCCTGGCAGACATTCTGGGATGGCAGAATCCGGCGGAGATGGCCGGGATCAGTATGAGAAAGCTCCATACATCCGAGGAGACCTTCAGGGAGTTCGGGGAAAAGTATTTCAATGCCCTGGCCCATGGGATCCAGATCCATATAGAATACCAACTGGCCCGGAAAAATGGAGAACCGGTCTGGTGCATGATTTCGGGCAAGGCCGTGGACAGGCATCGGCCTGCGGATCTGGCCCGGGGGGTGATATGGATCATAGATGATATTTCAAAGCAAAAAGCCTATGAAACAGACTTGAAGCGCTTGTCCGTTACCGATTACCTGACCGGGCTGTTCAACCGTGCGGGATTTGAAACGGCCTTTGAAATTGAAATAAAGCGGGCGCAACGGTTTCAACAGCCCCTTGCCATGCTGTTAATGGATATAGATTATTTTAAATCGGTGAACGATACCTACGGCCATGACGCCGGAGATATGGTGTTGGAAACAATCGGGGCGCTGCTGACAGAATCGTTCCGGGAGATTGATACCATTGCCAGGGTCGGGGGGGAGGAGTTTACCGCCCTGCTGCCGGCTACCGACGAGAAGGAGGCCTTTAAGGCTGCGGAACGGTTCAGGCAGGCGGTGAGCCGGACCTGCAAAGTGTTCAAGGGAAAGGACATCCGGTTTACGGTGAGCACGGGCGTAGCCGTTTACAACGCCGGTGAAAGGTTTGCAGACGTTTACCGGCGGGCGGACCGCGCTCTGTATGCGGCTAAAGATGCCGGGCGGAACGCAACAATGGTCTATTCGGATATCATCCGCTAA
- a CDS encoding amino acid ABC transporter substrate-binding protein produces MKLVKISVTMTWGILLLLNLSGFATCLADEFVIGTDGWPPFRIIQNGEFSGIDVDLCKEIEKRLPIKFKFKKVPWIRALRLMKEGEIDIITGVAKREEREVYILYTDPPYYSGCSSVFYAQKGKGHLVRTYDDLYNFKIGYVVDSAYFLPFDTDERLDKHKVTRELQLLKMLDSGRLDLIIGTDCQVDYHIKTAGIQNKFEKAIYRPSNAVDLYIGLSKRSPATRIKPDLDRVIRQIKEEGVIQRILFKYFH; encoded by the coding sequence ATGAAACTTGTCAAGATTTCAGTGACAATGACATGGGGCATCCTGCTGCTACTGAATCTGTCAGGTTTCGCCACCTGCCTGGCAGACGAATTCGTCATCGGGACGGATGGGTGGCCCCCGTTTAGAATTATCCAGAACGGCGAATTTTCAGGCATTGACGTGGATCTGTGCAAAGAGATAGAAAAACGGCTCCCCATAAAATTCAAATTCAAAAAAGTGCCATGGATAAGGGCCCTTCGCTTAATGAAGGAAGGTGAAATTGACATTATCACCGGAGTGGCCAAAAGAGAGGAACGGGAGGTTTATATTCTGTACACCGACCCGCCCTATTACTCAGGGTGCTCATCAGTATTTTACGCCCAAAAAGGGAAGGGCCACCTGGTCCGGACCTATGATGATCTTTACAATTTTAAAATTGGCTACGTGGTTGATTCTGCCTATTTTCTTCCATTTGATACAGATGAAAGACTGGATAAGCACAAAGTCACCCGTGAACTCCAGCTGCTCAAAATGCTGGACAGCGGCCGCCTGGATCTGATCATCGGAACCGATTGCCAGGTGGACTACCATATCAAGACCGCAGGGATTCAAAATAAATTTGAAAAGGCGATTTACAGGCCCTCAAATGCCGTGGACCTTTATATCGGCCTGTCGAAGCGGTCTCCCGCCACCCGGATCAAGCCTGATCTGGACCGGGTGATCCGCCAGATTAAAGAAGAAGGGGTTATCCAGAGAATACTCTTCAAATATTTCCATTAG
- a CDS encoding metal-sensitive transcriptional regulator, producing the protein MINEQVKKEASARLKRIEGQVRGIAKMVDNEKYCIDIINQITAAEKALNGVAKIIMKRHVESCVTTAIQQGQGQEKINELIETVYKYSKK; encoded by the coding sequence ATGATAAACGAACAGGTCAAAAAAGAGGCTTCGGCAAGGCTGAAACGGATTGAAGGCCAGGTCAGGGGCATTGCCAAGATGGTGGATAATGAAAAGTACTGCATTGATATCATCAACCAGATCACGGCGGCGGAAAAGGCCCTGAACGGCGTGGCAAAAATCATCATGAAGCGCCATGTGGAATCCTGTGTCACCACGGCAATACAACAGGGCCAGGGCCAGGAAAAAATCAACGAACTCATAGAAACGGTGTACAAGTACAGCAAAAAATAA
- a CDS encoding GAF domain-containing protein, with product MQGYEKLALTLYKIANAVNTTENLNDLFASIHDSLNAIIDASNFYIALYDRQQDLISFPYCVDLADGFLEDINSASSSGSLTSKVIQTGRPHFFKKEDVLAQIHHSNLDAVGTPAELWLGVPLKTKGDIIGAIVVQSYNDPDIYHQKDMDLLIAVSDQVALAIDRKKSHEELKQSEKLTHSLLTISNAVNTTHDLKALYKSIHQALKEVMDVTNFAIGIYDKDRDLMSYPYYIDETGDVYHEIKDVRKSSILAGAVITQKAPIFITKEGIKKRAGKKDKKLAARNPEQWLGVPLKIKDEVIGVIFVQSYEDPERYQQKDADILLSISDQIAMAIDRKKAQESALKNEALTRALFKISNAVNTTENLDELYQAIHRTLNQLKPLPNFIISIVHENRGTVSFPLFIDESDKVPLQREIPYDENSPSMTLDVIKQKKPLFLNQAELNERHRTKRMLGHAPAVWMGVPLIIRGKVIGVMVVQHYTDSSYFIPEDMDLFVSVSDQVALAIDRKRSQNIILQHQQELEEKVRKRTEELRKSCAAFEMSEKRFREMTELLPQTVFELDMDGRFTYTNRHGLKITGYSMDEFEQGIHFSELVDPEDRDRIREGMALPLSEKKVGQAEFMLRKKDGSLAPVLLYSNMILSGSRSVGWRGVLVDMTERKKTEALMIQTEKMMSVAGMAAGMAHEINNPLSGIIQSSQVIKNRLTKPMPANKKVLDEMGVSMDVITGFIKKRGLLSHLDNISQAGQRAAKIIENMLGFARKSNSVKQSYSLDEILDTSIELARNDYDLKKKYDFKNIEIIREYTPDMPWVSCEKSKIQQVIFNILKNASQAMFSMENMPEKLKIILSLSMEKNMARIQIRDNGPGMDEKIRKKVFEPFFTTKGLGKGTGLGLSVSYFIIVDDHGGTMEVASTPGKGTSFIIRLPLESES from the coding sequence ATGCAAGGCTATGAAAAGCTGGCCCTGACACTTTACAAAATCGCCAATGCCGTCAACACCACTGAAAATCTTAATGACCTTTTCGCATCCATTCATGATTCACTGAACGCTATCATTGATGCGAGTAATTTTTATATTGCCCTCTATGACAGGCAGCAGGACCTAATTTCATTTCCCTATTGCGTGGACTTAGCCGACGGCTTTCTGGAAGATATCAATTCTGCCAGCAGTTCAGGCTCATTGACCAGTAAAGTCATTCAGACAGGCAGACCCCATTTTTTCAAGAAGGAGGATGTGCTCGCCCAGATCCACCACTCCAATCTGGATGCGGTTGGAACACCGGCTGAATTATGGCTTGGGGTTCCCCTGAAAACAAAGGGAGATATCATTGGGGCCATTGTTGTCCAAAGCTATAATGATCCTGATATCTATCACCAAAAGGATATGGATCTATTGATTGCAGTTTCCGATCAGGTGGCCCTGGCCATAGACAGGAAAAAGTCCCATGAAGAACTGAAACAGAGTGAAAAACTCACCCATTCCCTGCTTACCATTTCAAATGCCGTGAATACAACCCACGACTTAAAAGCCCTTTACAAGTCCATCCATCAGGCCCTAAAGGAGGTAATGGATGTCACCAATTTTGCCATTGGTATCTATGACAAAGACAGGGATCTTATGTCCTACCCCTATTATATAGATGAAACCGGGGATGTGTATCATGAGATCAAAGATGTCCGAAAATCCAGCATTCTGGCTGGGGCGGTCATCACACAAAAGGCCCCCATTTTTATCACAAAGGAGGGAATAAAAAAACGGGCTGGCAAAAAAGACAAGAAACTGGCTGCCCGGAATCCTGAGCAATGGCTGGGAGTGCCCCTGAAAATAAAGGATGAAGTGATCGGTGTAATTTTCGTCCAAAGCTATGAAGACCCTGAGCGATATCAGCAAAAGGATGCAGACATTCTATTGTCCATATCTGACCAGATCGCCATGGCAATCGACCGGAAAAAGGCCCAGGAAAGTGCCCTGAAAAACGAAGCCCTCACCCGGGCTCTTTTTAAAATTTCCAATGCCGTGAACACCACTGAGAACCTTGATGAACTGTATCAGGCCATCCACCGCACCCTGAATCAGCTTAAACCCCTGCCAAACTTTATTATTTCCATTGTCCATGAAAATAGGGGAACCGTAAGCTTCCCCCTGTTTATCGATGAATCTGACAAAGTCCCTCTTCAAAGGGAGATTCCCTATGATGAAAACAGCCCCTCCATGACCCTTGATGTTATCAAACAAAAAAAACCATTATTTTTAAACCAGGCCGAACTCAATGAGAGACATAGAACAAAAAGAATGCTTGGCCATGCTCCGGCCGTCTGGATGGGGGTTCCCCTGATCATCCGTGGAAAAGTCATCGGCGTAATGGTGGTCCAGCATTACACCGATTCCAGTTATTTCATCCCTGAAGACATGGATCTTTTTGTATCTGTTTCTGATCAGGTGGCCCTGGCCATTGATCGAAAGCGGTCCCAAAATATAATTTTACAGCATCAACAAGAGCTCGAAGAAAAAGTCCGGAAAAGAACCGAAGAATTAAGAAAAAGCTGTGCTGCCTTTGAAATGAGTGAAAAGCGGTTCCGGGAGATGACCGAACTCCTTCCCCAGACAGTGTTTGAACTGGATATGGACGGCCGGTTCACCTATACAAACAGGCATGGACTTAAAATTACCGGGTATTCAATGGATGAATTTGAGCAGGGTATACATTTCTCTGAACTGGTGGATCCGGAAGATCGTGATCGGATCAGGGAGGGCATGGCCCTGCCCCTCTCCGAAAAGAAGGTGGGGCAGGCAGAATTTATGCTCAGAAAAAAGGACGGCTCACTTGCCCCGGTGCTGCTATACAGCAACATGATCCTTTCGGGGAGCAGATCCGTGGGGTGGCGGGGGGTATTGGTGGATATGACCGAAAGAAAAAAAACCGAAGCCCTGATGATCCAGACCGAGAAAATGATGTCCGTGGCCGGGATGGCAGCCGGAATGGCCCATGAGATCAACAACCCCCTCTCCGGAATAATCCAGAGCAGTCAGGTTATAAAGAATCGTCTGACCAAACCCATGCCGGCCAATAAAAAAGTACTCGATGAGATGGGCGTTTCCATGGATGTCATCACCGGATTTATCAAAAAACGGGGTCTTTTGTCCCACCTGGACAATATCAGCCAGGCAGGTCAGCGGGCGGCAAAGATCATAGAAAATATGCTGGGGTTTGCAAGGAAAAGCAACTCTGTCAAGCAGAGCTATTCCCTGGATGAAATTCTTGATACCTCCATTGAGCTTGCCCGAAACGACTATGACCTTAAAAAAAAATATGACTTTAAGAATATTGAGATCATAAGGGAATATACCCCGGATATGCCATGGGTTTCCTGCGAAAAATCCAAGATACAGCAGGTGATATTCAATATCCTGAAAAATGCCTCCCAGGCTATGTTCTCCATGGAAAACATGCCTGAAAAATTAAAGATTATCCTCAGCCTGTCAATGGAGAAAAACATGGCCAGGATCCAGATACGGGACAATGGTCCAGGCATGGATGAGAAGATCCGGAAAAAGGTGTTCGAGCCTTTTTTCACCACCAAGGGGCTGGGCAAAGGAACCGGGCTGGGACTCTCTGTTTCCTATTTCATTATTGTGGATGACCACGGCGGAACAATGGAAGTGGCATCAACTCCGGGAAAGGGGACCTCATTTATCATCCGGCTCCCCCTGGAATCAGAGTCATAA
- a CDS encoding MFS transporter produces the protein MKNNPRAFYGIIGIATFTKLLMNMTRRLVYPFAPEFARGLNVDLAAITSLIALNQATAILGPVGASFADRYGFKLLMLTAVALLTIGTFAAGFIPIYTVILVSLFLAGMTKSLFDPSLQAYIGNWVPFQHRGKVIGITETAWAGSTLIGIPAAGLLIEKYSWQTPFWILGILSLVCFFLLLKFMPSDPEKAEKKKASGQSILKNWKTIAGDRQVAGILGYAFFVALANDNLFVVYGAWLEQSYGLSLAAIGFGTVFIGLSEILGEGGTALFADRIGLKRAVVAGTALTACAYLSLPVLDMGLYYVLAGLFMVFFCFEFTYVTSMSLGTELVPELRASTMSAFYAVAGMGRVIGAFAGGLLWTGFGIQGVSLVSGICTFLGLAALLLGFSAGNPHGANQGPQV, from the coding sequence ATGAAAAACAACCCAAGGGCCTTTTACGGCATCATCGGCATTGCCACCTTTACCAAGCTGCTCATGAACATGACCCGGCGTCTGGTCTATCCCTTTGCCCCGGAGTTTGCCCGGGGGCTGAACGTGGACCTGGCGGCCATTACTTCGCTGATCGCCCTGAACCAGGCCACCGCCATACTGGGGCCGGTGGGCGCCTCCTTTGCCGACCGGTACGGGTTCAAGCTGCTCATGCTCACCGCCGTTGCCCTGCTCACCATCGGCACCTTTGCCGCCGGTTTCATCCCCATTTACACAGTGATCCTGGTCAGCCTGTTTCTGGCCGGGATGACAAAAAGCCTGTTCGACCCCAGCCTCCAGGCCTATATCGGCAACTGGGTCCCCTTCCAGCACCGGGGCAAGGTCATCGGCATCACCGAAACGGCCTGGGCCGGCTCCACCCTCATCGGCATCCCTGCGGCCGGCCTGCTCATTGAGAAATACTCCTGGCAGACCCCTTTCTGGATTCTGGGCATCCTCTCCCTGGTCTGTTTTTTCCTGCTGCTGAAATTCATGCCCTCAGACCCTGAAAAGGCTGAAAAAAAGAAGGCCTCCGGCCAAAGCATCCTTAAAAACTGGAAAACCATTGCCGGAGACCGTCAGGTGGCGGGTATCCTGGGATATGCATTTTTCGTGGCCCTGGCCAATGATAATCTATTTGTGGTCTACGGGGCATGGCTGGAACAGTCCTATGGCCTCTCCCTGGCTGCCATCGGATTTGGCACCGTCTTCATCGGGCTGTCGGAAATCTTAGGAGAAGGGGGCACGGCCCTGTTCGCGGACCGCATCGGCCTGAAACGGGCCGTGGTCGCCGGCACAGCCCTCACGGCATGCGCCTACCTCTCGCTGCCCGTTCTGGATATGGGCCTGTACTATGTCCTGGCCGGCCTGTTCATGGTATTTTTCTGTTTTGAGTTCACCTATGTTACGTCCATGAGCCTTGGGACGGAACTGGTACCGGAACTGCGGGCCTCCACCATGTCGGCCTTTTACGCCGTTGCCGGCATGGGCCGGGTCATCGGCGCCTTTGCCGGGGGGCTGCTCTGGACCGGATTCGGCATCCAGGGCGTCAGCCTGGTGTCGGGTATCTGCACCTTCTTGGGCCTGGCGGCCCTCCTTCTGGGATTTTCAGCCGGGAACCCCCATGGAGCAAACCAAGGCCCTCAGGTGTGA